In Malania oleifera isolate guangnan ecotype guangnan chromosome 8, ASM2987363v1, whole genome shotgun sequence, a single window of DNA contains:
- the LOC131161691 gene encoding myb-related protein 330-like, with the protein MARSPCCEKAHTNKGAWTKEEDQRLINYIRLHGEGCWRSLPKAAGLLRCGKSCRLRWINYLRPDLKRGNFTDEEDELIIKLHSLLGNKWSLIAGRLPGRTDNEIKNYWNTHIKRKLLSRGLDPQTHRPLNGATVAAATTATARNASSASVPVAEIPLPNPFAEKEKSSPFYSNNINSFKLGSHDSSMEEEGNCRSGVTEEGQQQKQEQECQELNLELSIGLVPFRCNPQTTSSSSSSTSEQPKHNEKLQQVPYEFIAVMAPLAPAAGAGENMMGGALQGVCVCCNLGFQGSQPCCNCKTPNGFFNRYYTTL; encoded by the exons atggcCCGGTCTCCTTGCTGCGAGAAAGCCCACACTAACAAAGGGGCGTGGACAAAGGAGGAAGACCAGCGCCTCATCAACTACATCCGTCTTCACGGCGAGGGCTGCTGGCGTTCGCTCCCCAAAGCCGCCG GGCTTCTTCGATGCGGCAAGAGTTGCAGACTCCGGTGGATTAACTACCTCCGCCCAGACCTTAAGCGCGGAAACTTCACCGACGAAGAAGACGAACTCATCATCAAGCTTCACAGCTTGCTCGGAAATAA ATGGTCTCTGATTGCCGGACGATTGCCGGGAAGAACGGACAACGAGATAAAGAATTATTGGAACACTCACATCAAGCGGAAGCTCCTCAGCCGCGGACTCGACCCTCAAACGCACCGTCCCCTCAACGGCGCCACTGTAGCCGCAGCAACCACTGCCACCGCTAGGAACGCCTCTTCGGCGTCAGTGCCAGTAGCTGAAATTCCTCTGCCGAACCCATTCGCCGAAAAGGAAAAGAGTAGTCCGTTTTACAGCAACAATATCAACAGCTTCAAGCTGGGTTCTCATGATTCTTCCATGGAAGAAGAAGGTAATTGCAGAAGTGGCGTAACAGAAGAAGGGCAGCAACAGAAGCAAGAGCAAGAGTGCCAGGAACTCAACCTGGAGCTCTCGATAGGGTTGGTTCCGTTCCGGTGTAATCCCCAAACAACGTCGTCTTCGAGCAGTAGTACATCAGAGCAGCCCAAGCACAATGAGAAATTACAGCAGGTTCCGTACGAGTTCATTGCGGTGATGGCGCCATTAGCGCCGGCGGCTGGGGCGGGGGAGAACATGATGGGTGGCGCACTACAGGGTGTGTGCGTGTGCTGCAATCTAGGGTTTCAGGGCAGTCAACCCTGCTGTAATTGCAAAACCCCAAATGGGTTCTTCAACAGATATTACACAACATTATGA